In the Sphingomonas sp. LM7 genome, one interval contains:
- a CDS encoding ABC transporter permease, with amino-acid sequence MWRNYVTVGLRALAKNKVYAFINIFGLSLGIAACLLILTYVRYESSYDDWMPEAEQAYQLQDFYKPTADGGEEYKLQMSSFASGIALQKDFPQILKRVYLADRGINVVYKGQAFRPRDSYFADGNIFEILPISFVRGDRAHALDDPHGVVLSESEAKKYFGNADPVGQTVTLISDELREDYRVTGVFADLPKNSHLRLDIVARFDPQTYYRNNTSMLTSWNAQGGYVYVKVRPGTDVAQMEAQFPAWEKRNIPNDPADGGPVTNPGTDQDFRLTNVRDVHLGEAQQSGFSPGSDKRTIFTFAVVALMILGMACINFTNLATARASQRAREVALRKVLGATRKQLIVQFIGESVLVAGIATLVALAFAELALPPLNTFLDATMQIRYFGAHGILLPVVLLAVIVGIAGGAYPALYLSRFQPAVVLKANKSAADAEGNGRLRNLLVVGQFAVSIGLLICTAIVYSQTIYARTMDAGYRRDGLLQVLRLNTPQAEAVSRAFIEEVRQVPGVSSVARTSIGVNPGNNSMTSVRLPGQTRNAQLGIYGIDPGVIDTLGMKLLAGRTFSEAVAMDDATTPSPVDIDAERALAARGINVILSEMAAKRLGFATPQAAIGKQLQAGLTISEAGTWVPATIVGVVSDVRYRSVREPLQPILYFYQTRGYSTLLVRHAGEARPVRDKVEAIWKRMLPEIPFEARSVTDIVHNLYRRDETRAQLFGMFAILAAVIGCLGLFGLAAFTAERRTKEIGIRKVLGARTRDIVQLLVWQFSRPVLIANLIAWPVAWWVMRDWLNQFDVRIGLTPTPFVAAGLLALLIAVATIGAHAFRVARTNPVNALRYE; translated from the coding sequence ATGTGGCGCAATTACGTGACCGTCGGCCTGCGGGCCCTGGCCAAGAACAAGGTTTATGCCTTCATCAACATCTTCGGGCTGTCACTCGGCATCGCCGCGTGCCTGCTGATTCTCACCTATGTGCGCTACGAGTCCAGCTATGACGACTGGATGCCCGAGGCCGAGCAGGCATATCAGCTCCAGGATTTCTACAAGCCCACGGCTGATGGCGGCGAGGAATATAAGCTGCAGATGTCGAGCTTCGCCTCGGGCATCGCGCTGCAGAAGGATTTCCCCCAGATTCTCAAGCGCGTCTACCTCGCCGATCGCGGCATCAACGTCGTCTACAAGGGACAGGCATTCCGTCCGCGCGACAGCTATTTCGCCGACGGCAACATCTTCGAAATCCTGCCGATCTCCTTCGTCCGCGGCGATCGCGCGCATGCGCTGGACGACCCGCATGGCGTGGTGCTGAGCGAGAGCGAGGCGAAGAAGTATTTCGGCAATGCCGATCCGGTCGGGCAGACAGTGACGCTGATAAGCGACGAACTGCGCGAGGATTACCGCGTCACCGGGGTTTTCGCGGACCTGCCGAAGAATAGCCATTTGCGCCTCGACATCGTCGCGCGGTTCGATCCGCAGACCTATTACCGCAACAACACCAGCATGCTGACGTCGTGGAACGCGCAAGGCGGCTATGTCTATGTGAAGGTCCGCCCGGGCACCGACGTGGCGCAGATGGAGGCGCAGTTCCCCGCCTGGGAGAAGCGCAACATCCCAAACGATCCTGCCGATGGCGGACCCGTCACCAATCCGGGCACCGACCAGGATTTCCGGCTGACCAACGTCCGCGACGTGCATCTGGGCGAGGCACAGCAATCGGGCTTCTCGCCCGGTAGCGACAAGCGGACCATCTTCACCTTCGCTGTGGTGGCGCTGATGATCCTGGGGATGGCATGCATCAACTTCACCAATCTCGCCACGGCACGGGCATCGCAGCGCGCGCGCGAAGTGGCGCTGCGCAAGGTGCTGGGCGCGACCCGCAAGCAATTGATCGTTCAGTTCATCGGCGAATCCGTGCTGGTGGCGGGGATTGCAACCCTGGTCGCGCTTGCCTTCGCGGAACTGGCGCTGCCGCCGCTCAACACCTTTCTGGATGCGACGATGCAGATCCGCTATTTCGGTGCGCACGGCATTCTGCTGCCAGTCGTGCTTCTGGCGGTGATCGTCGGGATCGCAGGGGGCGCCTATCCGGCGCTGTATCTATCGCGCTTCCAGCCCGCCGTCGTGCTCAAGGCCAACAAGTCGGCCGCCGATGCCGAGGGCAATGGACGACTGCGCAACCTGCTCGTGGTGGGGCAGTTCGCCGTCTCGATCGGTCTGCTCATCTGCACCGCGATAGTTTATTCGCAGACGATCTACGCGCGAACGATGGATGCGGGATATCGCCGCGACGGGCTGTTGCAGGTGCTGCGTCTCAACACGCCGCAGGCGGAAGCGGTGTCGCGTGCCTTTATCGAGGAGGTCCGGCAAGTGCCCGGCGTCTCTTCGGTCGCGCGCACCTCCATCGGGGTCAATCCCGGCAACAACTCGATGACCTCGGTGCGCCTGCCGGGCCAGACGCGCAACGCGCAACTCGGCATCTACGGCATAGACCCCGGGGTGATCGACACGCTGGGGATGAAGCTGCTCGCCGGACGCACCTTTTCGGAAGCGGTGGCGATGGACGATGCCACGACGCCCTCGCCGGTCGATATAGATGCCGAGCGGGCGCTGGCGGCGCGCGGCATAAACGTGATCCTGTCCGAGATGGCGGCCAAGCGGCTCGGCTTCGCGACGCCACAGGCAGCGATCGGCAAGCAGCTACAGGCTGGCCTGACCATCAGCGAGGCCGGTACCTGGGTGCCGGCGACGATCGTCGGCGTGGTCAGCGACGTGCGGTATCGCAGCGTCCGCGAGCCGCTCCAGCCAATCCTCTATTTCTATCAGACGCGCGGCTATTCGACATTGCTTGTCCGGCATGCTGGCGAAGCGAGGCCGGTGCGCGACAAGGTCGAGGCGATCTGGAAGCGCATGCTGCCCGAGATCCCGTTCGAGGCGCGTTCGGTGACCGACATCGTACACAACCTGTACCGTCGTGACGAAACCCGCGCCCAGCTGTTCGGGATGTTCGCGATCCTCGCCGCGGTGATCGGCTGTCTCGGGCTGTTCGGTCTCGCGGCCTTCACTGCCGAGCGCCGTACCAAGGAAATCGGCATCCGCAAGGTGCTCGGCGCGCGGACCCGCGACATCGTGCAGCTCCTCGTCTGGCAGTTCAGTCGCCCCGTGCTGATCGCCAATCTGATCGCGTGGCCGGTGGCGTGGTGGGTGATGCGCGACTGGCTCAACCAGTTCGACGTCCGCATCGGCCTGACGCCCACGCCCTTCGTGGCGGCGGGGCTGCTTGCGCTGCTGATCGCCGTCGCGACGATCGGCGCGCATGCCTTCCGCGTCGCGCGCACCAATCCGGTCAATGCCCTGCGCTACGAGTAG
- a CDS encoding FtsX-like permease family protein, translating to MWRNYLTIALRLLARNRVYAAINIGGLALGLAGCLLILNYVRYERAYDSWMPDSSRVYQVQSTLHPPAQPAVQLQSSSYPLYERLPAGFPQIEAMTSLAAGKTVTERDGQPVFLDATTVDAGFFTVFALPFAQGSAATALPDTNSIVLTQREAIRHFGTAEALGKQLSLGAGSGKRDYRVTGVLRDLPRNTSLRLAILFRRDPNQTPAELRGWGNFNQHHYIKLRANADVAAINAALPGWEKRAIPTEVIDGKPAAMSDLIDLHLVSLTDLHLGGTQEGALAPGGDPRTLATFAIVALLTLGMAVMNFVNLSTARAAQRAREVALRKVLGASRRQLIVQFLGESLVMAGAAMLIALSIVELATPWLGAWIGADIRIAYTGPGGMLWPALGLFAATGLLGGLYPAFYLSRFQPAEVLRANRASVETPGNGRFRTALVVVQFAIAIGLIASTIVIVSQTRFVERVDPGYRRDGLVQIDNAWRFTQGSEYEAARAAMLAIPGVAGVGRTELGLGSTQKTLRLMQLPGATDYISMGLYGIDADLLRTMDVNLLAGRRLGDRFAADRVGGSEADLVSRGINVVVNRAGAARLGYRTPQAAIGQSVRVAAYGLVLVPSMIVGVVEDTRFRTARDAIEPIVYVYAPERTSQVLVRYAAARPAEVMAALNKVWRRFEPEIPFEARFADDIVREIYAADRARGALFASFSGLAVLIACLGLYSLAAFATERRTKEIGIRKVLGAKVRHIVRLLVWQFSRPVVLANLFAWPIAWWAMRAWLNGFDVRVPLGPTPFAVAGLLALAIAVATVAGHAMRAARANPVHALRYE from the coding sequence ATGTGGCGTAACTATCTGACGATCGCGCTGCGGCTGCTGGCGCGTAACCGCGTCTATGCCGCAATCAACATCGGTGGGCTGGCGCTCGGGCTCGCCGGGTGCCTGCTGATCCTCAACTATGTCCGCTACGAGCGCGCATATGATAGCTGGATGCCCGACAGCAGCCGCGTCTATCAGGTCCAGTCGACGCTCCATCCGCCGGCCCAGCCCGCGGTGCAGCTCCAGTCGAGTTCGTACCCGCTCTACGAGCGGCTGCCCGCCGGCTTCCCGCAAATCGAGGCGATGACTTCGCTGGCCGCTGGGAAGACCGTCACCGAGCGCGACGGCCAGCCGGTGTTCCTCGACGCGACTACAGTGGATGCGGGCTTCTTCACGGTGTTCGCGCTGCCGTTCGCACAGGGCTCGGCAGCGACTGCGCTTCCCGACACCAATTCGATCGTGCTGACGCAGCGCGAGGCGATCCGCCACTTCGGCACCGCCGAAGCGCTGGGCAAGCAACTGAGCCTCGGCGCCGGTTCGGGCAAGCGCGACTACCGCGTCACCGGCGTGCTGCGCGATCTGCCACGCAACACCAGCCTGCGCCTCGCCATCCTGTTCCGCCGCGATCCCAACCAAACTCCCGCCGAGCTTCGCGGCTGGGGCAATTTCAACCAGCACCATTATATCAAGCTGCGCGCCAATGCCGACGTGGCCGCGATCAATGCCGCGCTGCCTGGCTGGGAGAAGCGCGCGATCCCCACCGAAGTGATCGACGGCAAGCCGGCGGCGATGTCCGACTTGATCGACCTCCATCTGGTGTCGCTGACCGATCTCCACCTCGGCGGCACGCAGGAAGGCGCGCTGGCGCCCGGCGGCGATCCGCGCACGCTAGCCACCTTTGCGATCGTCGCGCTGCTGACGCTCGGCATGGCAGTGATGAACTTCGTCAACCTATCGACTGCGCGAGCCGCCCAGCGGGCGCGCGAAGTGGCGCTGCGCAAGGTGCTCGGCGCCTCGCGCAGACAGCTGATTGTACAGTTCCTCGGCGAAAGCCTGGTGATGGCGGGAGCGGCGATGCTGATCGCGCTGTCGATCGTCGAGCTGGCCACGCCCTGGCTCGGCGCCTGGATCGGCGCGGACATCCGCATCGCCTATACCGGCCCGGGCGGGATGCTGTGGCCGGCGCTCGGGCTGTTCGCCGCGACCGGGCTGCTCGGCGGGCTCTATCCGGCTTTCTATCTCAGCCGCTTTCAGCCGGCCGAAGTGCTTCGCGCCAATCGCGCCTCGGTCGAGACGCCAGGTAATGGCCGCTTCCGTACTGCGCTGGTCGTGGTCCAGTTCGCCATCGCGATCGGGCTGATCGCCAGCACCATCGTCATCGTGTCGCAGACCCGCTTCGTCGAGCGCGTCGATCCCGGCTATCGGCGCGATGGGCTGGTCCAGATCGACAATGCCTGGCGCTTCACCCAAGGCTCCGAATATGAAGCGGCGCGCGCCGCGATGCTGGCGATTCCGGGGGTTGCCGGGGTGGGCCGCACCGAACTCGGGCTGGGATCGACGCAGAAGACGCTTCGGCTGATGCAGCTGCCCGGCGCCACCGACTATATCTCGATGGGGCTGTACGGCATCGACGCGGACCTGCTTCGGACGATGGACGTGAATCTCCTCGCCGGGCGCCGGCTAGGCGATCGCTTTGCCGCCGATCGGGTCGGCGGGTCGGAGGCGGATCTGGTCTCGCGCGGCATCAACGTGGTGGTCAACCGGGCCGGCGCGGCCAGGCTCGGCTATCGCACGCCCCAGGCGGCGATCGGACAGAGCGTGCGCGTCGCCGCCTATGGCCTCGTGCTGGTGCCGTCCATGATCGTCGGCGTCGTCGAGGATACCCGGTTCCGCACCGCACGCGACGCGATCGAGCCGATCGTCTATGTCTATGCCCCCGAACGCACGAGCCAGGTGCTGGTCCGCTACGCCGCCGCGCGTCCGGCCGAAGTGATGGCGGCGCTGAACAAGGTCTGGCGCCGCTTCGAGCCCGAAATTCCGTTCGAGGCGCGTTTCGCCGACGATATCGTGCGCGAGATCTATGCCGCCGATCGCGCCCGAGGTGCGCTGTTCGCGAGCTTCTCCGGGCTCGCCGTGCTAATCGCCTGCCTCGGGCTCTACAGCCTCGCCGCCTTCGCGACCGAGCGGCGGACCAAGGAGATCGGCATTCGCAAGGTGCTCGGCGCGAAGGTGCGCCACATCGTGCGGCTGCTGGTTTGGCAGTTCTCCAGGCCGGTGGTGCTTGCCAATCTGTTCGCCTGGCCAATTGCCTGGTGGGCGATGCGCGCATGGCTCAACGGCTTCGACGTCCGCGTGCCGCTCGGCCCGACGCCCTTCGCCGTTGCCGGGCTGCTGGCGCTCGCCATCGCAGTCGCCACCGTCGCCGGCCATGCCATGCGCGCCGCCCGCGCCAATCCCGTCCACGCGCTTCGCTACGAATAG
- a CDS encoding general secretion pathway protein GspK, with product MKRGEEGMILVNVLMFVAIAAGLVVLMINREELALDRGLRTREAARAQAIVRGGELSALIALRRDSEQSPETDHAGEAWAKLSEKGAPIEGGTFDLAIADAEGRFNINSVRTGEVASTILFQSIGNEVGLKPEQMVAAVEYVRLNGPVTDLRPLRLAGVEPKVADRLEKLVTALPGKTGLNLNAAGQEMLMLLFRDPVVAQRLIAVRERQGFLTVKDLTDQNVTLPWGTSFRSNTFWVRTRATIGGTSQQAATLIQRRRLPDGKVEVVPVERWRNAAVPPGAPPLPSGT from the coding sequence ATGAAGCGCGGCGAAGAGGGCATGATCCTGGTCAACGTGCTGATGTTCGTCGCGATCGCCGCGGGGCTGGTCGTTCTGATGATCAACCGCGAGGAACTGGCGCTCGACCGTGGCCTGCGCACCCGCGAGGCGGCGCGCGCGCAGGCAATCGTGCGCGGCGGCGAACTCTCTGCGCTGATCGCGCTGCGCCGCGATTCCGAACAATCGCCCGAAACAGATCATGCCGGCGAGGCCTGGGCAAAGCTTTCCGAAAAGGGCGCGCCGATCGAAGGCGGCACCTTCGACCTTGCGATCGCCGATGCCGAGGGACGCTTCAACATCAATTCGGTGCGCACGGGTGAAGTCGCTTCGACAATCCTGTTCCAGTCGATCGGCAACGAAGTGGGCCTCAAGCCCGAGCAGATGGTCGCCGCGGTGGAATATGTCCGGCTGAACGGGCCAGTGACCGACCTGCGCCCGCTGCGGCTTGCCGGGGTCGAGCCCAAGGTCGCGGATCGGCTGGAGAAGCTGGTGACGGCGCTGCCGGGCAAGACCGGGCTCAATCTCAACGCGGCCGGGCAGGAGATGCTGATGCTGCTGTTCCGCGATCCGGTGGTTGCCCAGCGGCTGATCGCCGTGCGCGAGCGGCAGGGGTTCCTGACCGTCAAGGACCTGACCGACCAGAATGTGACGTTGCCCTGGGGCACGTCCTTCCGCTCGAACACCTTCTGGGTGCGGACGCGCGCGACGATCGGCGGCACCAGCCAGCAGGCGGCGACGCTGATCCAGCGGCGACGGCTGCCGGACGGCAAGGTCGAAGTCGTGCCCGTCGAGCGCTGGCGTAATGCCGCCGTGCCGCCGGGGGCACCGCCGTTGCCTAGCGGCACCTAA
- a CDS encoding ABC transporter ATP-binding protein, giving the protein MLTMRELSKVYRTDTVQTTALDAIDLDIAEGEFVAIMGPSGCGKSTLLNMIGMLDSPSSGSYVFNGKEVAGLSESKLADVRKESIGFIFQSFNLVDELSVRDNVELALLYHNVSASERKRRVDEVMDKVGIAHRAKHRPSQLSGGQQQRVAVARALVANPKLILADEPTGNLDTHHGEEVMRMLQTLNGEGSTIVMVTHSPAHADYAGRIVSMLDGRILQERRRAA; this is encoded by the coding sequence ATGCTGACGATGCGCGAACTCTCCAAGGTCTATCGCACCGACACGGTCCAGACGACGGCGCTCGACGCGATCGATCTCGACATCGCCGAGGGCGAGTTCGTCGCGATCATGGGGCCTTCGGGGTGCGGCAAATCGACTTTGCTCAACATGATCGGGATGCTCGATAGCCCGTCCAGCGGCAGCTATGTGTTCAACGGCAAGGAAGTCGCCGGGCTTTCCGAGAGCAAGCTCGCAGATGTGCGCAAAGAGAGCATCGGCTTCATCTTCCAGAGCTTCAATCTGGTCGATGAGCTGAGCGTGCGCGACAATGTCGAGCTCGCCTTGCTCTACCACAATGTCTCCGCATCCGAGCGCAAGCGCCGGGTGGACGAAGTGATGGACAAGGTCGGGATCGCGCACCGCGCCAAGCATCGTCCGAGCCAGCTCTCGGGCGGCCAGCAGCAGCGCGTCGCCGTGGCCCGCGCGCTGGTCGCCAACCCCAAGCTGATCCTCGCAGACGAGCCGACCGGCAATCTCGACACGCATCATGGCGAGGAAGTGATGCGGATGCTCCAGACGCTCAACGGCGAGGGCTCGACGATCGTGATGGTCACCCACTCGCCCGCGCACGCCGATTATGCCGGGCGGATCGTGTCGATGCTCGACGGCCGCATCCTGCAGGAACGCCGCCGCGCGGCCTGA
- a CDS encoding sigma-54 dependent transcriptional regulator: MGSGPEFDYCVVIDDDDDILMASRLLLRRLFGDVATARSPDEAFPLIQARTPDVVLLDANFARGATDAAEGLAWLEKLLGLDPEMVVVMITAHAGVQVAVAAMKRGATDFVSKPWSNEKLLATVRTAASLRRSRTAAVAKGAAPVPAASVVAGSALLGKSPAMARVHSLIARAAPTDANVLVLGENGTGKELVARELHRQSLRANEVMLTVDLGAVSEDLIDSELFGHVRGAFTDARADRVGRIQAADGGTLFLDEIGNLPLRLQPKLLTVLEQRQVTPVGANKPVPVNIRVVAATNLPPDKLRDEGHFRQDLLFRLNTVEIDLPPMRERLEDVPELIEHYLDHYARRYGRPLPQLSAAARAALLSHDWPGNVRALRHALERAVILAREEPLEPEDFALVSMAPRIASSAVVAPRPADDLNLERVERRLVEEALKKHGYNISLAANELGLSRAALYRRMEKHGL, translated from the coding sequence ATGGGGAGTGGGCCCGAATTCGACTATTGCGTCGTGATCGACGACGACGACGACATCCTGATGGCGTCGCGGCTGTTGCTGCGCCGGCTATTCGGCGATGTCGCGACGGCGCGGAGCCCCGACGAGGCGTTTCCGCTGATCCAGGCGCGCACGCCCGACGTGGTGCTGCTCGACGCCAATTTCGCACGCGGAGCTACCGACGCTGCCGAGGGCCTTGCCTGGCTGGAGAAGCTGCTCGGGCTCGATCCCGAGATGGTGGTGGTGATGATCACGGCACATGCCGGAGTGCAGGTGGCAGTGGCGGCGATGAAGCGCGGCGCCACCGATTTCGTCTCCAAGCCCTGGTCCAACGAAAAGCTGCTCGCCACCGTGCGCACCGCCGCCTCACTGCGCCGTTCGCGAACGGCGGCGGTGGCGAAGGGCGCGGCACCCGTTCCGGCTGCATCGGTGGTCGCCGGGTCGGCGCTGCTCGGCAAGTCGCCAGCGATGGCGCGCGTCCATTCGCTGATCGCCCGCGCCGCGCCGACCGATGCCAACGTCCTGGTCCTCGGCGAGAACGGCACCGGCAAGGAGCTGGTGGCGCGCGAGCTGCACCGCCAGTCGCTGCGCGCGAACGAGGTTATGCTCACCGTCGATCTCGGTGCGGTTTCCGAGGATCTGATCGATTCCGAGCTGTTCGGCCATGTGAGGGGTGCCTTCACCGATGCGCGCGCCGATCGCGTCGGGCGCATCCAGGCGGCGGACGGCGGCACCTTGTTCCTCGACGAGATAGGCAACCTGCCGCTGCGCCTCCAGCCCAAGCTGCTGACCGTGCTCGAACAGCGCCAAGTCACCCCGGTGGGTGCCAACAAGCCGGTGCCGGTCAACATCCGCGTCGTCGCCGCAACCAATTTGCCGCCCGATAAGCTGCGCGACGAAGGCCATTTCCGCCAGGACCTGCTATTCCGGCTCAACACCGTCGAGATCGACTTGCCGCCGATGCGCGAGCGGCTGGAAGACGTGCCCGAACTGATCGAGCATTATCTCGATCACTATGCCCGTCGCTACGGCCGTCCGCTGCCGCAGCTCAGCGCCGCGGCACGCGCGGCGCTGCTCAGCCATGACTGGCCGGGCAATGTCCGCGCCCTGCGCCATGCGCTGGAACGCGCCGTGATCCTTGCGCGCGAAGAACCGCTCGAACCCGAGGACTTCGCGCTGGTCTCCATGGCGCCGCGGATCGCGTCCTCGGCAGTGGTCGCGCCGCGGCCGGCCGACGATCTCAATCTCGAACGCGTCGAGCGCCGGCTGGTTGAGGAAGCCCTGAAGAAGCACGGCTACAACATCTCGCTCGCGGCAAACGAACTCGGGCTGTCGCGCGCCGCGCTCTATCGGCGCATGGAGAAGCATGGCCTTTGA
- a CDS encoding efflux RND transporter periplasmic adaptor subunit has translation MTMGVVRMQKNGGDRPVTGSGMDAVVETRKLSTRIKAAIGAAVVLLAAALFWWFAPSGSSQTVGADHVTVSSVTRGTFDDFIPLRARVTPLLTVYIDAVEGGRVEKMLVEDGATVAQGQPIALLSNAELQLSTLARQTEVEQQINNMRSQELALAQTRLSNERAVLEAGLALDKTRRQYEREKPLAARGFVTAKQFDDTQADYEYRQRNYAALRRSQSTDARLQTSQLSQQQAAAQSMQSGLSIARANLDALQLRAPVAGQLSGFSVQVGQSLQRGERVGQIDSPGRNKLIAGVDEFYLGRVQLQQRASLDFGGKRYDAKVTKIYPQVQNGQFQVDLQFVGPEPANIQRGQTMQARLTLGDPAPALLVPTGAFYNETGGNWIFVVTPDGGSAVKRNVRLGRRNAEFIEVLEGLQAGEKVLTSPYTGYTDKTRLDLSK, from the coding sequence ATGACCATGGGTGTCGTTCGGATGCAGAAAAATGGGGGAGACCGTCCGGTCACCGGCAGCGGGATGGACGCAGTCGTCGAGACGCGGAAGCTGTCGACCAGGATCAAGGCCGCGATCGGCGCGGCGGTGGTGCTGCTCGCCGCGGCGCTGTTCTGGTGGTTCGCGCCATCGGGTTCGAGCCAGACGGTGGGTGCCGACCATGTGACGGTGTCGAGCGTGACCCGGGGCACCTTCGACGACTTCATTCCGCTGCGCGCCCGTGTCACGCCGTTGCTCACCGTCTATATCGACGCCGTGGAGGGCGGCCGGGTCGAGAAGATGCTGGTCGAGGACGGCGCCACCGTCGCGCAGGGCCAGCCGATTGCACTGCTGTCCAACGCGGAGCTTCAGCTCTCGACGCTGGCGCGCCAGACCGAAGTCGAGCAGCAGATCAACAACATGCGCAGCCAGGAACTGGCGCTTGCCCAGACACGGCTTTCGAACGAGCGCGCAGTGCTCGAGGCGGGACTCGCGCTCGACAAGACGCGGCGTCAGTATGAGCGCGAAAAGCCGCTCGCCGCGCGCGGCTTCGTTACTGCCAAGCAGTTCGACGATACTCAGGCCGATTACGAATATCGTCAGCGCAACTATGCGGCGCTCCGGCGCAGCCAATCGACCGATGCGCGGCTCCAGACCAGCCAGCTCTCGCAGCAACAGGCGGCAGCACAATCGATGCAGTCCGGCCTGTCGATCGCCCGTGCGAACCTCGACGCGCTTCAGCTCCGTGCGCCGGTGGCAGGGCAGCTTTCGGGCTTCTCCGTGCAGGTCGGCCAGTCGCTCCAGCGCGGCGAGCGGGTGGGGCAGATCGACAGCCCGGGCCGCAACAAGTTGATCGCCGGGGTCGATGAATTCTATCTTGGCCGCGTCCAGCTCCAGCAGCGTGCCAGCCTCGATTTCGGCGGCAAGCGCTACGACGCCAAGGTCACCAAGATCTACCCGCAGGTCCAGAACGGCCAGTTCCAGGTCGATCTGCAGTTCGTCGGGCCCGAACCGGCCAACATCCAGCGCGGGCAGACGATGCAGGCGCGGCTGACGCTTGGCGATCCGGCGCCGGCGCTGCTGGTGCCCACCGGCGCCTTCTACAACGAGACCGGCGGCAACTGGATCTTCGTGGTGACCCCCGACGGCGGCAGCGCAGTTAAGCGCAACGTCCGTCTAGGCCGCCGCAACGCCGAGTTTATCGAAGTGCTCGAGGGGCTTCAGGCCGGCGAGAAGGTGCTGACCTCGCCCTACACCGGATACACCGACAAGACTCGGCTGGACTTGTCCAAATAA
- a CDS encoding PAS domain-containing sensor histidine kinase, with amino-acid sequence MAFDQRFTIGLVAWIVTLVAALLACIAAFLTPGLGAARIVAVGIAAATFAGLWRHITRTNRTVARFIEALKFGDTAIQFDAQGGAGFGELGVSLNQVLARFRAEQDRVAGELRYLDALIDDMPVAVLTVDAEGHVTLANKAARRLFNGEHGTLAEDFVGYGATFARRLASDSQNEELLILTINGRPQRVLVRTATLERLGRRTRAVSIQPIQGTLDAVEMAAQTDLVRVLTHEILNSLTPVTSLASTAADLLGDAGLSADPRIGDARIAVETLARRAQGLSNFIEAYRAVAQTPEIKRRHFAARPWAGELARIFATKAAGVPLHVDVVPESLALDADPDLLAQVVINLMQNAAQAVDAIERPRLTLRLLGDAQATLIEVEDNGPGVPDSLRQDVFLPFFTTRAAGTGVGLNLARQIVIAHGGAIDVTDAPAGGALFRIVL; translated from the coding sequence ATGGCCTTTGACCAGCGCTTCACGATCGGGCTGGTCGCCTGGATCGTCACGCTGGTGGCCGCGCTGCTGGCGTGCATTGCCGCGTTCCTGACGCCGGGGCTCGGCGCCGCGCGCATCGTCGCGGTCGGCATCGCCGCCGCCACCTTCGCCGGACTGTGGCGGCACATCACTCGCACCAACCGCACCGTCGCGCGGTTCATCGAAGCGCTCAAGTTCGGCGACACTGCGATCCAGTTCGATGCACAGGGCGGCGCGGGCTTCGGCGAACTGGGAGTGTCGCTCAACCAGGTGCTCGCCCGGTTTCGCGCCGAGCAGGATCGCGTCGCGGGCGAGTTGCGATATCTCGACGCGCTGATCGACGACATGCCCGTCGCGGTGCTCACCGTCGATGCCGAGGGCCATGTCACGCTCGCCAACAAGGCGGCACGGCGCCTGTTCAACGGCGAGCACGGCACCCTCGCCGAGGACTTCGTCGGATATGGCGCGACCTTCGCCCGTCGTCTTGCGAGCGATTCGCAGAACGAAGAGTTATTGATACTCACTATCAACGGCCGTCCCCAGCGGGTGCTGGTTCGCACCGCCACGCTGGAGCGCCTCGGCCGGCGTACCCGCGCAGTCAGCATCCAGCCGATTCAGGGCACGCTCGACGCAGTAGAGATGGCTGCGCAGACCGATCTTGTCCGCGTGCTCACGCATGAAATCCTAAATTCTCTCACCCCGGTCACGTCACTAGCATCGACTGCCGCCGACTTGCTCGGCGACGCCGGTCTCTCCGCCGATCCGCGGATCGGCGACGCCCGCATTGCCGTCGAGACGCTCGCCCGCCGCGCACAGGGACTGAGCAATTTCATCGAAGCCTATCGCGCCGTGGCGCAGACTCCCGAGATCAAGCGCCGGCACTTCGCCGCGCGTCCGTGGGCAGGCGAACTCGCGCGCATCTTCGCGACGAAGGCGGCCGGCGTGCCGCTGCACGTAGATGTGGTTCCAGAAAGCCTCGCGCTTGATGCCGATCCGGATCTGCTTGCACAGGTGGTGATCAACCTGATGCAGAACGCCGCGCAGGCGGTGGATGCGATCGAACGGCCGCGCCTCACGCTCCGGCTGCTCGGCGATGCGCAGGCCACACTGATCGAAGTCGAGGACAACGGCCCTGGCGTTCCCGACAGCCTGCGCCAGGACGTGTTCCTGCCCTTCTTCACCACCCGGGCGGCCGGCACCGGCGTCGGCCTCAACCTCGCCCGCCAGATCGTCATCGCGCATGGCGGCGCGATCGACGTCACCGATGCGCCCGCCGGCGGCGCGCTGTTCCGGATCGTGTTGTAG